The following is a genomic window from Dermatophilaceae bacterium Soc4.6.
GCTGACCGTGGCCGACAAGACCGTCAACCGCAAGGCGACCGTCGCCGTCAGGTGGACGATCCGCTACCCGCCGGTCGTCGTCGTCAACCCGGGCACACGGACGGACTCCGTGGGTCACCCGGTCACCCCTCTCCAGCTCGCGGCCACGGGCGGGCAGGCTCCCTACACCTGGAGCGCCACCGGGTTGCCGGCGGGTCTCACGGTGACCTCGTCCGGCCTGGTGACCGGCACCGTCAGCTCCGTCGGCAGCAGCGCGGCGACGATCACCGCGAGGGACCAGCAGGGCACCACAGCTCCCGTCACCTTCACCTGGACGGTCGTCGCCGGGCCGACGATCGCGACCCCGCCGACGCAGTCCACCTCGGCGGGGGCCACCGTCAGCGTCGCCGTAGCCACGACCTGTACCCACAGCCCGTGCACCTACTCCGCGAGCGGCCTGCCGGGCGGGCTCAGCTTCGTCGGCGGCGTGATCACCGGCGCACCCACGACGCAGGGGACCGTCACCGGTGCCACCGTCAGCGTCACCGACGTCGACGGCGTCACGGCGACGTCCGGGTCCTTCACCTGGGTGGTAACCCCTCCTGTGCCCCCGACCGTCACCACCCCCGGCACGCTCACCTCCAGTGTCGGCTCGCCGGTCAAGATCCGTGTGGCCTCGACGTGCTCCGTGGGTCCCTGCACCTACACCCTCGTCAACGCACCGACCGGCGTCAGCATCGACGGCACCGGCGTGTTGACCTCGACGGCCATCGGGGGGACCGCGACAAGCTACACCACGACCAGGGTCAGCGTCACGGACAAGAACGGCGCCACGGCGACGAGCGCAGCCTTCACGTGGACCGTGGCCAGCCAGCGATTCATCTCGGCGACGTGGCCGGTCGCGACCAGCCCGGGTGACACGCCTGACCAGCCACTGGCCTACAGCTGTCAGCCCTCCAATGGCATCGGCACCTGCACCGTGAGCGTCACGGGGCTCCCCTCGGGGATCGGTCTCAGCACCACCGCCGGCAACACCACGACCAACCACCCCGCCTCGATCCAGGTGTCGCCGGGCACCGGCACCCTGTGGTTGAACGGGACGGTGGCCGGCAATGCCGCGCGCGTCGGCGCGACGGTCACCCTGAGCGTCTCCGGGGACCTCTGGTCCGGCACCGACTCCGGCACCTGGACCGTCCAGTGACACGCGCTCGGCCGCTGCAGCGGCTGACGGACGACGAGGGCAGCTCGCTCCTCGAGCTGCTCGTCGGCATCGCGATCACCGCCGTCTTCGGCGCGATGTTCAGCGGAGCCATCTTCATGATGACGAACTCCACGAAGACCGCCCAGTCGATCACGACGTCCTCGACCCAG
Proteins encoded in this region:
- a CDS encoding putative Ig domain-containing protein; protein product: MSPGPRRSEDDGFVLLETIVSISLITVIMAALTSLFVTVIRVNSEQRALQVAVQVADSTASYVRSLPTSDLLTGRTAAAVTAQWSSAPSDVLPYLASMEQGLPTLAGGTAVLPMTLPAKVVHGIPYTVNVYLGWCHTAGVAGAVAPTACLTPATVHDQLRAVVAVSWPDRHCATSPTDPAPTCAYVSATLLSTGVDPVFTLNQAAAAVPVIALPSFADSAVGDLVDLQMGVQPGTGVPVLTWTKTGGTWPPGVSMDWTGHITGRITAQSSGPITVTVTDSFVRTASATFTWSVLPALQGSGPATRDDVLGAPIPALTLSATGGAGGPYTWSDPTGSLPVGLSITSAGVVSGTPTAVAPPYPHAYDVLLTVADKTVNRKATVAVRWTIRYPPVVVVNPGTRTDSVGHPVTPLQLAATGGQAPYTWSATGLPAGLTVTSSGLVTGTVSSVGSSAATITARDQQGTTAPVTFTWTVVAGPTIATPPTQSTSAGATVSVAVATTCTHSPCTYSASGLPGGLSFVGGVITGAPTTQGTVTGATVSVTDVDGVTATSGSFTWVVTPPVPPTVTTPGTLTSSVGSPVKIRVASTCSVGPCTYTLVNAPTGVSIDGTGVLTSTAIGGTATSYTTTRVSVTDKNGATATSAAFTWTVASQRFISATWPVATSPGDTPDQPLAYSCQPSNGIGTCTVSVTGLPSGIGLSTTAGNTTTNHPASIQVSPGTGTLWLNGTVAGNAARVGATVTLSVSGDLWSGTDSGTWTVQ